From a region of the Synechococcus sp. RS9916 genome:
- a CDS encoding phenylpyruvate tautomerase MIF-related protein translates to MPLINVRTSLASVDDAEVLLKQLSALLAEQTGKPEAYVMTLMETGVPMTFAGSTDPCAYVEVKSIGALKPPAMTAVFSELISARTGIPANRIYIGFDDVQASAWGWNGRTFG, encoded by the coding sequence GTGCCCCTGATCAACGTGCGCACCTCCCTTGCCTCTGTTGACGATGCCGAGGTTCTGCTCAAACAGTTGTCGGCCCTGCTTGCTGAGCAGACCGGCAAGCCTGAGGCCTACGTGATGACGCTGATGGAGACCGGAGTGCCCATGACCTTCGCGGGCAGCACCGATCCCTGCGCTTATGTGGAGGTCAAGTCGATCGGAGCACTGAAGCCACCGGCGATGACGGCGGTCTTCAGTGAGCTGATCAGTGCGCGCACCGGCATCCCCGCCAATCGCATCTACATCGGTTTCGACGATGTGCAGGCCAGTGCCTGGGGGTGGAACGGCCGCACCTTTGGTTGA
- a CDS encoding DUF427 domain-containing protein, whose translation MKAIVKGTVIAESTDLEMVDGNPYFPRAAMRAAYFRDSRLTTVCGWKGTARYWDVVVDGEVLQNVVWSYETPKPAAEAIRERFAFYRGKGVDLVD comes from the coding sequence ATGAAAGCGATTGTCAAGGGCACTGTGATTGCGGAGAGCACCGATCTTGAAATGGTCGATGGCAATCCCTATTTCCCCCGTGCAGCGATGCGGGCTGCGTACTTCCGTGATTCCAGACTCACCACGGTGTGTGGGTGGAAAGGAACCGCCCGTTACTGGGATGTGGTGGTCGATGGAGAGGTTCTCCAGAATGTGGTCTGGAGTTACGAAACCCCCAAGCCGGCTGCGGAGGCCATCCGTGAACGCTTCGCCTTCTACCGCGGCAAAGGGGTCGACCTGGTGGATTGA
- a CDS encoding inorganic diphosphatase, with amino-acid sequence MANLDQAPSRSMPNLLHVLPAFADEAELRLNTIVELNSNTINKYELITETGHLKLDRVGYSSLAYPFAYGCIPRTWDEDGDPLDIEIVGVTEPLIPGSIVEARIIGIMTFDDGGEVDDKVIAVLADDKRMDHIKSWEDLGDHWKKETTYYWEHYKDLKKPGTCSVNGFFGTEKAVEIIKSCEARYMAEIDPKLVD; translated from the coding sequence ATGGCCAATCTCGACCAGGCTCCGAGCCGCAGCATGCCCAACCTGCTGCACGTGCTGCCGGCCTTCGCCGATGAGGCGGAGCTGCGCCTGAACACGATCGTGGAGCTCAACTCCAACACGATCAACAAATACGAGCTGATCACCGAGACCGGTCACCTCAAGCTCGACCGCGTTGGCTATTCCTCCCTGGCGTATCCGTTTGCCTACGGCTGCATTCCCCGCACCTGGGACGAAGATGGCGATCCTCTCGACATCGAGATCGTGGGCGTGACTGAGCCCCTGATCCCCGGCTCCATCGTTGAAGCCCGCATCATCGGCATCATGACCTTCGATGACGGCGGTGAAGTCGACGACAAAGTGATCGCCGTGCTTGCGGATGACAAGCGCATGGATCACATCAAGAGCTGGGAAGACCTTGGCGACCACTGGAAGAAGGAAACCACCTACTACTGGGAGCACTACAAGGATCTGAAGAAGCCTGGCACCTGCAGCGTCAACGGCTTCTTCGGCACTGAGAAGGCTGTGGAGATCATCAAGAGCTGCGAGGCCCGTTATATGGCTGAGATCGACCCCAAGCTGGTCGACTGA
- a CDS encoding L,D-transpeptidase — translation MSIRVVSVFRSSAAVLAASLVVSVAAPVVTRAADPQVASLTVGAETRIHLDLASRRISVIRDGQQLGLWPVAIGDPKTPTPAGVFKVENMRINPQYQSTKSGKVHPVTGPGGPLGHRWIGFLQQGENQFGIHGTPWPHWVKIRAAVSNGCVRMLNAHVQQLYDLVDVGTPVMITR, via the coding sequence ATGTCAATTCGCGTTGTGTCGGTTTTCCGTTCGTCTGCGGCTGTGTTGGCGGCGTCCCTGGTGGTGTCTGTGGCAGCTCCAGTCGTGACCAGAGCGGCTGATCCCCAGGTGGCGAGTCTCACCGTGGGAGCAGAAACCCGCATTCATCTCGATCTGGCCAGCCGCAGGATCAGCGTGATCCGTGATGGCCAGCAACTGGGCCTGTGGCCTGTGGCCATTGGAGATCCCAAGACCCCCACCCCGGCAGGGGTCTTCAAGGTGGAGAACATGCGGATCAATCCGCAGTACCAGAGCACCAAGTCGGGCAAGGTGCATCCTGTCACCGGTCCTGGTGGTCCCCTGGGGCACCGCTGGATCGGGTTCCTGCAGCAAGGGGAGAATCAGTTCGGAATCCACGGCACCCCTTGGCCTCACTGGGTGAAGATCCGCGCGGCTGTCTCCAATGGGTGTGTCCGCATGCTGAATGCCCACGTCCAGCAGCTCTATGACCTGGTGGACGTGGGCACTCCAGTGATGATCACCCGCTGA
- the hemC gene encoding hydroxymethylbilane synthase — MALEQLRIASRRSQLAMVQTNWVKAELEKAHPGLAISVEAMATQGDKILDVALAKIGDKGLFTKELEAQMLVGRAEIAVHSLKDLPTNLPEGLMLGCITEREDPADALAVNAKNAQYKLDTLPAGSVVGTSSLRRLAQLRHHYPHLEFKDVRGNVITRLEKLDSGEYDCLILAAAGLTRLGFGDRIHQIIPSEISLHAVGQGALGIECVEGSPEVLELIKVLEHAPTAARCLAERSFLRELEGGCQVPIGVNTVIDGDTLTLTGMVASLDGKRLIRDQASGTTADAEAIGKQLADTLKGQGAGEILKEIFEEMRPQ, encoded by the coding sequence ATGGCCCTCGAGCAACTGCGCATCGCCTCCCGCCGAAGCCAGCTGGCCATGGTGCAGACCAATTGGGTGAAAGCCGAGCTGGAGAAGGCTCACCCCGGCTTGGCCATTTCCGTGGAAGCCATGGCGACCCAGGGCGACAAGATCCTGGATGTGGCGCTGGCCAAGATCGGCGACAAGGGCCTGTTCACCAAGGAACTGGAAGCCCAGATGCTGGTGGGCCGGGCCGAGATCGCCGTTCACTCCCTCAAGGATCTCCCCACCAACCTGCCGGAAGGCCTGATGCTGGGCTGCATCACAGAACGGGAAGATCCCGCTGACGCCCTGGCGGTGAACGCCAAGAACGCGCAATACAAGCTGGACACCCTGCCTGCGGGCTCGGTGGTGGGCACCAGCTCCCTGCGTCGCCTGGCGCAGCTGCGTCACCACTACCCCCACCTTGAGTTCAAGGATGTGCGCGGCAATGTGATCACCCGCCTCGAGAAGCTCGATTCCGGCGAATACGACTGCCTGATCCTTGCTGCTGCAGGCCTGACCCGCCTGGGCTTCGGCGATCGCATTCACCAGATCATTCCCAGCGAGATCTCACTGCATGCCGTGGGCCAAGGGGCCCTGGGCATCGAATGCGTGGAAGGCAGCCCGGAAGTGCTCGAGTTGATCAAGGTGCTGGAGCACGCTCCCACCGCCGCCCGCTGCCTGGCGGAACGGTCGTTCCTGCGCGAACTCGAAGGAGGCTGCCAGGTGCCGATCGGTGTGAACACCGTGATCGACGGCGACACCCTGACGCTCACCGGCATGGTGGCCAGCCTCGATGGCAAACGTCTGATCCGCGATCAGGCCAGCGGCACGACCGCTGATGCTGAGGCGATCGGCAAACAACTGGCAGACACCCTCAAAGGCCAGGGCGCCGGCGAAATCCTCAAGGAGATTTTCGAGGAAATGCGCCCTCAGTGA
- a CDS encoding DUF6561 domain-containing protein, with product MPGPVVNGVRQNGSVNPVPQQPAAAEDAPFLPLLAEGTIKLLLLCSGQLVIARLRNTTDRDGAPAYQLLRPLEVQPKRAIDADEAAAGANASSGWLLSPFLAGLTSQSNLVLFKGAVASILDPEPRLIQAYTTRTNQECPPSDTPVERLKRAFQEFTDSIEA from the coding sequence ATGCCAGGTCCGGTGGTGAACGGCGTCCGTCAGAACGGCTCCGTCAATCCAGTGCCGCAGCAGCCCGCCGCCGCAGAGGATGCACCTTTTCTTCCCCTGCTGGCTGAAGGCACGATCAAGCTGTTGTTGCTCTGCAGCGGTCAGCTTGTGATCGCCCGCCTGCGCAACACCACCGATCGGGACGGTGCGCCGGCCTATCAGTTGCTGCGGCCTCTTGAGGTGCAACCCAAGCGCGCCATCGATGCCGATGAGGCTGCTGCTGGGGCCAATGCGTCGAGTGGATGGCTGCTGTCTCCGTTTCTGGCTGGTCTCACGTCCCAGAGCAACCTGGTGCTGTTTAAAGGTGCTGTGGCCTCCATCCTCGACCCGGAGCCTCGTTTGATTCAGGCCTACACCACGCGTACCAATCAGGAATGCCCTCCTTCCGACACCCCTGTGGAGCGGTTGAAGCGCGCCTTTCAGGAATTCACCGACAGCATTGAGGCTTGA
- a CDS encoding DUF3104 domain-containing protein translates to MSVDRAARPRPDALDVPPVFLSVRPGDFVIVAKATQVALHDDGDWWMGQVVFCEGGARDPRVNSLFQIADVDDGCIHWVNADQVTHVLHGMDGLIA, encoded by the coding sequence GTGAGCGTTGATCGTGCTGCTCGTCCCCGTCCGGACGCTTTGGATGTCCCGCCGGTGTTTCTCAGTGTGCGTCCTGGCGATTTTGTGATTGTGGCCAAAGCCACGCAGGTCGCCCTGCACGACGACGGCGATTGGTGGATGGGGCAGGTGGTGTTTTGCGAGGGCGGTGCCCGAGACCCCCGGGTGAACAGTCTGTTTCAGATCGCGGACGTGGACGACGGTTGCATTCACTGGGTCAATGCTGACCAGGTCACCCATGTGCTCCATGGGATGGACGGTCTGATCGCCTAG
- a CDS encoding nucleoside deaminase, producing MASDQDQTLMREAIRLMRDAGVVKKTGGPFGAVVAKDGEVVAAAGNSVVRDLDPSAHAEVNAIRAACKKLGTWDLSGCVMYTSCECCPMCYATAYWAGIRTVFYAAAWSDYSDLFSDQAINEDMQQPKDKRDIKLMQLLQGEACEVWKEFRLLPDGARY from the coding sequence ATGGCCTCGGATCAGGATCAAACACTGATGCGTGAGGCGATCCGGCTGATGCGCGACGCCGGTGTGGTGAAGAAAACAGGAGGGCCTTTCGGTGCTGTGGTCGCTAAGGACGGAGAGGTGGTGGCAGCAGCAGGAAACAGTGTGGTGAGGGATCTTGACCCCAGTGCTCACGCAGAGGTCAACGCGATCCGGGCGGCTTGCAAAAAACTTGGAACCTGGGATCTCAGTGGTTGTGTGATGTACACAAGCTGTGAGTGTTGTCCAATGTGTTACGCCACCGCGTATTGGGCTGGGATTCGCACGGTGTTCTATGCCGCTGCATGGTCGGATTACAGCGATTTGTTCTCGGATCAGGCGATCAATGAGGACATGCAACAGCCCAAAGACAAGCGCGATATCAAGCTCATGCAACTTCTTCAGGGTGAGGCCTGTGAGGTCTGGAAAGAATTCCGTTTGCTCCCTGATGGGGCGCGTTACTGA
- a CDS encoding carbohydrate porin yields the protein MSSFRPEQDSSGITSFLSAGWSPSISNHMGASVTAGLTAIGPLESRPNDSIGVGLAWAEINRTQPFLEAEFNANELMLQGYVQVALADWLYLQPTITVLPLVGDRDAEDDSLSGLLQLTMLF from the coding sequence TTGTCCAGTTTTCGCCCCGAGCAAGACAGCAGTGGGATCACGAGTTTTCTCAGTGCTGGATGGTCGCCATCGATCAGCAATCACATGGGTGCGTCTGTCACGGCCGGACTCACGGCGATTGGGCCTTTGGAAAGCCGCCCGAATGACAGCATTGGTGTTGGCCTGGCCTGGGCTGAGATCAACCGAACTCAGCCATTTCTGGAGGCTGAGTTCAATGCCAATGAGTTGATGTTGCAGGGGTATGTGCAAGTCGCTCTTGCTGACTGGCTGTATCTGCAACCCACGATCACCGTGCTTCCTCTGGTGGGGGATCGCGATGCTGAGGATGACTCGCTGAGCGGCTTGCTTCAACTCACGATGCTGTTTTAA
- the rpoD gene encoding RNA polymerase sigma factor RpoD has protein sequence MSPAASKTKAKAAAKPSIVMLADSSGKAKPVKPSAEEKAAKAAKTRTPRTRAAALPKDTDLKAAADELLAAADGKAKPAKKTTKASSTKTKTAKAKTTTAKATAAKSTTAKSSASKTAAKAEAAPADTAKAAVAKPAANKPASAAAEKEARAKALASIKVGPKGVYTEDSIRVYLQEIGRIRLLRPDEEIELARKIADLLLLEELAAQFESDNGREPDTKEWAALVEMPLIKFRRRLMLGRRAKEKMVQSNLRLVVSIAKKYMNRGLSFQDLIQEGSLGLIRAAEKFDHEKGYKFSTYATWWIRQAITRAIADQSRTIRLPVHLYETISRIKKTTKVLSQEFGRKPTEEEIAESMEMTIEKLRFIAKSAQLPISLETPIGKEEDSRLGDFIEADIENPEQDVAKNLLREDLEGVLATLSPRERDVLRLRYGLDDGRMKTLEEIGQIFDVTRERIRQIEAKALRKLRHPNRNGVLKEYIK, from the coding sequence ATGAGTCCTGCTGCGAGCAAAACTAAGGCCAAAGCCGCTGCCAAGCCATCCATCGTGATGCTCGCTGATTCGAGTGGTAAGGCCAAGCCGGTGAAGCCCTCTGCTGAAGAGAAAGCGGCCAAGGCGGCCAAAACCCGCACACCTCGGACCCGTGCAGCTGCGCTTCCCAAAGACACGGATCTGAAAGCGGCTGCAGACGAACTTCTGGCCGCTGCAGACGGTAAAGCCAAGCCCGCCAAGAAAACCACCAAGGCCAGCAGCACCAAAACCAAAACTGCCAAAGCCAAAACCACAACCGCGAAGGCCACTGCAGCCAAATCCACAACCGCCAAGAGCAGCGCTTCAAAAACTGCTGCTAAGGCTGAGGCTGCGCCTGCTGACACCGCCAAAGCAGCTGTGGCCAAACCAGCTGCTAACAAACCAGCGTCAGCTGCCGCTGAAAAAGAGGCCAGGGCCAAAGCTCTGGCCAGCATCAAGGTGGGACCGAAAGGGGTTTACACCGAAGATTCCATTCGCGTTTACCTGCAAGAAATCGGTCGCATCCGCCTGCTGAGGCCGGATGAAGAGATCGAGCTGGCCCGCAAAATCGCCGATCTTCTGCTGCTTGAAGAACTGGCGGCCCAGTTTGAAAGTGATAACGGCCGTGAGCCGGACACCAAGGAGTGGGCAGCCCTGGTGGAAATGCCCCTGATCAAATTCCGCCGCCGCCTGATGCTGGGCCGTCGGGCCAAGGAAAAGATGGTGCAGTCCAACCTGCGCCTGGTGGTGTCGATCGCCAAGAAATACATGAACCGGGGCCTGAGTTTCCAGGACCTGATTCAGGAAGGCAGCCTCGGCCTGATCCGCGCCGCAGAGAAATTCGACCACGAGAAGGGCTACAAGTTCTCCACTTACGCCACCTGGTGGATCCGTCAGGCGATCACCCGTGCCATCGCCGACCAGTCGCGCACCATCCGCCTGCCGGTTCACCTCTACGAGACCATCTCGCGGATCAAGAAAACCACCAAGGTGCTCAGCCAGGAATTCGGTCGCAAGCCGACGGAAGAAGAGATCGCCGAATCGATGGAGATGACCATCGAGAAGCTGCGCTTCATCGCCAAGAGCGCCCAGCTGCCCATCTCTCTGGAAACCCCGATCGGCAAGGAAGAGGATTCCCGCCTGGGTGACTTCATCGAAGCCGACATCGAAAATCCAGAACAGGACGTGGCAAAGAACCTGCTGCGGGAAGACCTGGAAGGGGTGCTGGCCACCCTCAGCCCACGGGAGCGGGATGTGCTGCGCCTCCGCTACGGCCTCGACGACGGTCGGATGAAGACCCTCGAAGAAATCGGCCAGATCTTCGATGTGACCCGAGAGCGCATCCGCCAGATCGAAGCCAAGGCGCTGCGCAAGCTGCGTCACCCCAACCGCAACGGGGTGCTCAAGGAATACATCAAGTAA
- the priA gene encoding primosomal protein N' — translation MIEVDVWLEAGRDGRAFSYCDRQQLGVGLGDLVRVSLRGRPLQGLVIACREQGDASIDPKLQPVQAVIQAAAVDPAWRTWLDAMACRCHTSPFRMLKAALPPGWLGQRPRAPVAERMRWWVSVVAAAGPDATEAALPRRQQDLFRHLQDADGCWQSQLQMEGFGAHLIQALLKRGLVQREQRPASSGDQADAAPAAPLEEPQMLTPEQQQVVEAFSSQPDGGGMLLWGITGSGKTEVYLQLVARELAAGRHALVLTPEIGLIPQLVDRCRRRFGERVVEYHSGCSDRDRVRAWRRALDASQQGSGPLVVVGTRSAVFLPLAPLGLIVLDEEHDSSYKQDSPMPCYHARDLALERVRCMGGRVLLGSATPSLETWTQLSPAGPLALARLTRRISQQELPPVHVIDMRLELADGHKRLISRALMDRLAQLPESGEQAVVLVPRRGYSSFLSCRSCGEVVMCPHCDVALTVHGKQPGRQWLRCHWCDHRAEVESRCSHCGSTAFKPFGAGTQRVLERLADELEGLRLLRFDRDTTGGRDGHRRLLEQFAAGEADVLVGTQMLAKGMDLPRVTLAAVLAADGLLHRPDLRAGEQCLQLLLQLAGRAGRGERPGQVLVQTYSPDHPVIRHLVDGRYERFLEEEVSLRREAALVPFSRACLLRLSGESAAATATAASVLAEQVRPLCAAANWWLLGPAPAPVARVAGRSRWQLLLHGPAGSALPLPPGTALWDSLPSDVALAVDPDPLQL, via the coding sequence ATGATTGAGGTGGATGTGTGGCTGGAGGCGGGCCGAGACGGGCGTGCATTCAGCTATTGCGACCGCCAGCAGCTCGGTGTCGGTTTGGGGGATTTGGTGCGCGTTTCCCTGCGGGGCCGCCCTCTCCAGGGACTGGTGATCGCCTGCCGCGAGCAGGGCGACGCGTCGATCGATCCCAAGCTGCAGCCGGTGCAGGCCGTGATTCAGGCGGCTGCCGTTGACCCGGCCTGGCGGACCTGGCTGGATGCCATGGCTTGTCGTTGTCATACCAGCCCGTTCCGGATGTTGAAGGCGGCGCTGCCCCCCGGTTGGCTCGGGCAGCGTCCCAGGGCTCCGGTCGCAGAGCGGATGCGCTGGTGGGTGTCGGTGGTGGCGGCAGCGGGCCCAGACGCGACCGAGGCTGCGCTCCCCAGGCGGCAGCAGGACTTGTTTCGCCATCTCCAGGATGCAGACGGTTGCTGGCAGAGCCAGCTCCAGATGGAGGGATTCGGTGCCCACCTGATTCAGGCGCTGTTGAAGCGGGGGCTGGTGCAGCGCGAGCAGCGACCCGCATCCAGCGGCGATCAGGCGGACGCTGCTCCTGCTGCGCCATTGGAGGAGCCTCAGATGCTCACCCCTGAACAGCAGCAGGTGGTGGAGGCGTTCTCCTCGCAGCCCGATGGGGGCGGAATGCTGCTCTGGGGCATCACGGGTTCCGGGAAAACGGAGGTCTATCTGCAGCTGGTGGCTCGGGAGTTGGCAGCGGGTCGCCATGCCCTTGTGCTCACACCGGAGATCGGTTTGATCCCGCAACTCGTTGACCGTTGCAGGCGGCGCTTCGGCGAGCGGGTCGTTGAATATCACAGTGGTTGCAGTGATCGGGACCGGGTGCGCGCTTGGCGCCGTGCTCTTGATGCCTCCCAGCAGGGCAGTGGCCCCCTGGTGGTCGTGGGAACCCGTTCCGCCGTGTTCCTGCCCCTGGCGCCTCTCGGGCTGATCGTGCTGGATGAGGAGCACGACAGCTCCTACAAGCAGGACTCACCGATGCCCTGCTATCACGCCCGAGACCTGGCCCTGGAGCGGGTGCGCTGTATGGGCGGTCGGGTTCTGCTAGGCAGCGCGACCCCCTCGCTCGAAACCTGGACACAGCTCTCTCCTGCAGGCCCTCTGGCCCTGGCACGCCTCACCCGGCGGATTTCTCAGCAGGAGCTGCCCCCGGTGCATGTGATCGACATGCGCCTGGAGTTGGCTGATGGCCACAAGCGCTTGATCAGTCGCGCTCTGATGGACCGTCTGGCCCAGCTGCCCGAGAGCGGTGAGCAGGCCGTGGTGCTGGTCCCCCGGCGCGGTTACAGCAGTTTTCTCAGCTGCCGTAGTTGCGGTGAGGTGGTGATGTGCCCTCATTGCGATGTCGCCCTCACCGTTCACGGCAAACAGCCGGGGCGGCAATGGTTGCGTTGCCACTGGTGTGACCACCGCGCTGAGGTGGAATCCCGCTGCAGCCATTGCGGTTCCACAGCCTTCAAGCCTTTTGGTGCCGGAACGCAGCGGGTGCTGGAGCGGTTGGCGGACGAACTCGAGGGATTGCGGTTGTTGCGGTTTGACCGCGACACCACTGGTGGTCGCGATGGCCATCGCCGCCTGCTGGAACAGTTTGCGGCCGGTGAAGCGGATGTGCTGGTGGGAACCCAGATGCTCGCCAAGGGGATGGATCTTCCCCGGGTCACCCTGGCGGCGGTGTTGGCTGCGGATGGCTTGTTGCACCGTCCGGATCTGCGGGCCGGAGAACAGTGTTTGCAGTTGCTGTTGCAGCTGGCGGGTCGGGCTGGCCGCGGCGAGCGTCCCGGCCAGGTCTTGGTGCAGACCTATTCCCCCGATCACCCAGTGATCCGCCACCTGGTGGATGGCCGCTACGAGCGATTTCTTGAAGAGGAGGTGTCCTTACGACGGGAGGCTGCACTCGTGCCGTTCAGTCGCGCCTGTCTGTTGCGTCTCTCCGGCGAGTCGGCCGCGGCGACGGCCACGGCTGCCAGCGTGCTGGCGGAACAGGTACGCCCGCTTTGTGCGGCTGCCAATTGGTGGTTGCTGGGGCCGGCTCCTGCTCCGGTGGCCCGGGTGGCCGGTCGCAGTCGCTGGCAACTGCTGCTGCATGGGCCAGCCGGCAGTGCCTTGCCCTTGCCCCCCGGGACGGCGCTCTGGGATTCCCTTCCCTCCGATGTGGCCCTGGCGGTGGACCCTGACCCTCTGCAGTTGTGA